DNA sequence from the Deinococcus depolymerans genome:
CACCCTGATCGACACCGGCGGCCTCTGGAGCGGCGACGAGTGGGAAGACGCCATCCGCCAGAAAGCCGAGTGGGCCATGGAAGGCGCGCAGGCCGTCATCTTCGTCCTCGACCCCCGCGAGGGCCTCAGTGCCGCCGACTACGAGGTCACCGACTGGCTGCGCCGCCTCGGCAAACCCGTCATCATCGCCGCGAACAAGATCGACAGCCCCAAGCACGAGGTCTACATGGCCGAACTGTGGGGCCTGGGCTTCGGGGAACCCGTCGCCATCAGCGCCGAACACGCCCGCGGGCTCGACGACCTGCTCGACCGCGTCATGGAGCACCTGCCCGAGGACACCGAGGACGTCCCGGAAATCGCGCCCATCCGCATCTCCCTGATCGGCCGCCCGAACGTCGGCAAGAGCAGCCTGCTGAACGCCATCACCCAGACCGACCGCGCCATCGTCGCCGATATGCCCGGCACCACCCGCGACTCCCTGGACGTCGAGTGGGACTACGGCGGTCAGCGCTTCGTGCTCGTCGACACCGCCGGCATCCGCAAGAAACCCGACACGGCCGTCGAGGACTACGCCATCCAGCGTTCGCAGGCCGCCATCGGCCGCAGCGACCTGATCTGGCTGGTCGTGAACGCCGGCGACCTCGGCGACCACGAACTGAAACTCGCGAACCTCGCGTACGACAGCGGCAAACCCGTGATCGTCATCGTGAACAAGTGGGACCTCGTGCCCGACTCGGACCTCAAGGCCACCGAGAAGGAACTCAACCAGAAGCTCCACCACATCAGCTACGCGCCCCGCGTGTACACCAGCGCCATCAACGAGTACGGCATTCACGAGATGCTGGCCGAGGCCATGAAGCTCCACGAGAAATGGCAGAGCCGCATTCCCACCAGCGAACTGAACCGCTGGCTGGGCGTCTGGCAGATGCGCCAGAGCGTCCCGAACTTCCACGGCAAGAAACTCAAGATGTACTTCATGACCCAGGTGGAAACCGCGCCCCCGACGTTCGCGATCTTCTGCAACCGCGCCGACTTCGTCACCCGCGCCTACGAGGGCTTCCTGCAGAACCGCATCCGCGAGGACCTGCAACTCGCCGGGATTCCCGTGCGCCTCAAGTGGAACGAGAAAGGCCCGTACAAACGCGGCAAGAACGCCGAGAACGACGATTGACCCGAGCGAGGCGAGAGGAAGAAAAACGGGTTCCGGGTTGTCAGCGAAACAGACGGAATCCGCATGAGTTTCATCACCTGCTCCCGCTCCGGCGGGAGTTGTTCATGACCCGTCAGCCGTTCACGGCGCGGCCCCCTGTCACGCCGCTGCCGCCGGTCACGGCGCCTGTCCCGTGAAGTACTTTCGGGCCAGGGCCACGGCGTCCAGGCCGACCTGATGCCCGATGCGCCGCCCGGCGAGGTCGTCGGGTTCGATGTGAATCCCGCCCCAGATGCAGGACTGCCCGGCCTGATCGGCGGCGTCGAAGTACGTGGCCCACTGCAGGCGCACGGGCACGGTGTTGCTGGTCCGGTCGATCAGCAGCGCGCCGGGCTGGACGGTGACCTCGTGCAGGCCGCCGGGGAAGAAGGCGCTGCCGGTCAGGTCGGTCAGGACCTCGGCGGCCGCGCGGCTGAACGTGGAGTGACCGGACACGAAGCCGGGGAAGGCCGGGCTGACGAAACTGGCCGCCTGGTACGGCACCCAGCGCAGCGGATCGATCCACTGGACGCCGGCGGCGGCACTCCAGCCGCGCACCATGGCCTTCCCGCCGCGTTCCTCCAGGACGTTCACCTCGTCCTGAATGCCGCGCATGCCCTGCGTGGCGACGAAGCGGACGAGAGAGATGGGGCGGGCGGTGTCGGTCTGGCGTTTGACGTCCCACGCGGCGATGGCGGCGTCGTGCAGCGCGCCGTTCAGGGCGAGGTACATCTTCAGGTCCCATTCCAGGCGGCCCAGTTCGGGGCCGCGTCCGCCCAGGCGGCGCTGGAAGGTGGGGGCGTCGGCGGCGGCGTTCGCCAGGACGTTCCAGTGGCCGGGGGGCGTCTCGGCGCGCGGGCCGTCCGCCCAGTACTCCGCGATGACCCGGCCGTAATCGGCGAGCCGCACCACGTTCGGCGGGTAGGGGAGGCCGGTGGCGGGGTTCAGGGGGTGTCCGGCGCCGTCGTTGCGGCCCGGCGTGTTGTTGCCCAGCGCGGCCGGGGAGATGTCGGTCGTGGTGTCCACGCGGTCGTCCAGTTGACTCTGGCGGCGCAGCAGGTCCGGAATCCAGCGGGCGCGCATCTGCGGGTCGTTCAGGCTGGGGGCGGGGCCGGGGTCGTGGTAATGGCGGCCCCGGCGGGTCATGGCGAAGGGTTTCACGGCGCCCCAGTGGGCGCCCATGTAGGGTTGCGGGCCGCTCTGCGGAATGCCGTTCTGCGTGAACGGCTGGGCCAGCAGCAGGCGCTGCCAGCGGTCCGGGTCGTTCAGGGTGACGCCGGGCTGTTCGGGGCGCAGGGGTTCGTTGCCGAAGCGGTAGCCGCTGGTGTCGGCGTACCCGCCGCGTTCGTTGGAGCCGTCGTCGCGGTTCAGGTCCAGGATCGCCTGCCCGGTGCGGTTGCCGGTCGCGCTGGCCCGGTCGCCCTGCGTGCCGGTGTCGGCGGGGTCCAGGCCCAGGTGCCGCAGGCGGTCGTCGAAGCACGCGCCGAGCGCCGGGACGGTCGCGGTGAAGCGGGCGCTCAGGACCCGGTGCGCGGCGCGGTTCACGGCCTCCTCGACCTGGGCGGGCGTGCCGCCGCGCTGCTCGTTCACGAACACGCCCTGCGCGACCGGGTCGAAGGCGGCCCAGGTGTCGTACATGGCGGCCGACAGGTGGAACAGGGTGCGGGCGTGCACCGTGGGTTGCGGCAGGACGTTGCGGATGGCGTTCAGGGCCAGTTCGTTCCACACGCGCGCCGCCGAGTGGCCCGGCGCCTCGATGGCCGCCCACGCCTGCGTGCTCAGGGGGCAGCTGACGGGCTGGGTGGGTGGGGGCGGTCGGGGGCAGCTGGTCAGCCCGGCGCACAGCGCGGCGCCGAGCAGCAGCAGGCGGCGCCGGGCAGGCGTGCAGATTAAGGAGGCCTTCATCTGGTGTCAGTGTAGGCGGATTCCCGGTCAGTTGCGGCGCGGATCACGCTGCGGGCGCCCCGCGTGGAGCGCTCGTACGGATTCCGTTTGTTTCGCCAACAATCCGGAACTTCACCGGGTCGTCAACTCCACGTCCGGAACCCGTTTCTCTCCTACTCTGCGGAGCAGCTCTCCGAGTCGCATCCGCTCGGATTGAATGGCTTTATAAGCCCTTCAATCGGAGTCCGTATCAGGGCCGGTAGGTCTTGATCAGCCCGCCGAAGCCGCTGAGGGTCCGCGCGCGGTAGAACACCAGGCTGACCGGCAGGTTGCTGCCGCTGCTGGGCACGAAGTCGATGTTCAGCCGGTCGCTCTGCGGGCGCCACAGCAGGACCGGCTCGTCGGGTTTCAGGGCGTTGCCGGTGCGGGGCAGCTTGATGGTCTGGGTGATCGGGCCGTCCTGGATGTTCATGGCGCCGCGGTAGAGGCCGCCGCGCGGGCTGAGGGCGACGGCGGTGCCGGCCGCACCGTTGACCTCCAGGTCGTACAGCACGCCGTAGTTGCCGCTCAGGCGGACGCCCTGGCCGGTCAGGACGTCCGTGCCGGTCAGGGCCGGATCCACCCGCCCGTCCCCGATCACGATGCGGGCCGGCAGGGCGCCCAGGTTCACGCGCAGGGACCGCACCGCTCCGGGGAAGGTGCCGCGCACGTGCTTGCCGTCCGGGCGCAGGTACGGCAGCTGCTGCATGACCTGCGCGGTGGGTGGCAGGGCGTCCTCGAGCATCAGGAAGGTCAGTTCCACCCGCCCCGAAGTGATCAGGTCCTGCATGACGTTCACGCCGCTCCCGGCGCCCAGGGTGGGGCTGGCGTACACGGCGGCCGTCTGGCCGGGCAGCAGGTTCAGGACCGTGCCGCCCCCCGACGCGAAGTACTCCAGCAGCGTCACCTGCCCCAGGATGCCCTCGATGCGGGTGGGGGCCGTCTCGCCCAGGCGTTCGCTGCGCACCTCGACGGGCCGGCTCTCGAGGTTGCGGGCCATGACGTACAGCCGCGCGGGGCGGCCCAGGCCGTTCAGGTGGTAGGCCAGCAGGCGCGCGCGGCCCGCGAGGCTGTCCTGGTACAGCACGCCGCTCTGTGCGGGCACCTCGGGGCTGTCACTGAACAGCAGCGGGTAGCTGGGCGACTCGGTGGTGGTGGGCGTGGCGGACGGGTAGGACAGGATCTGCGGGTCCGGGAAGGAATCGCCGGGCTGGCCGTACTTCAGCGCGTACGTGAGGGGAGTGTCGACGGGCGTGCCCTCCACGCGGATGGAACGCGTGAACGGCTGGCTCTGCAGCCCGCGGGCGTTCGTGACGGTCAGGCTGATGGTGTACGTGCCGGGCTGGAAGTACGCGTCCTGCCGGCCGGTCCAGCGGCGGGCGGTGATGTCCGCGCCGTCCGGGTCGAAGGGGTACTCGGTGTACACGACCCGTTCGCCCGGCGCGTACACGGTCTTGTCGGTGCTGAAGCGCGCCTGCGGGATCAGCGGGTTGCCGCCGTCACGCAGCGCCGTGAGGGTGAAGGTGCGCCCGTCGTCGCTGCTCAGGTTGGCGTTCAGGGCGTCGGCCAGGGTGCGGGCGCTCACGTACAGCACCCCGCCGAGCGTGGTGACCGTCCCGGCAGGCTGCGTCTGACCGTTCAGGGCGGCGCTGTTCTGGCGGGTGTCGACGCTCAACCGCGCGAGTTGCACCTGCCCGGCCGTGCCCAGCAGCGGCTGTCCCAGCAGCGCCGCCGTCTCGCGCAGCGGCAGCAGCGTGCGGCCGCCCACGACCCTGGGGGCCGCCAGCAGCGCGGCCGGCTCGCCGTTCACGAAGGTGGCGGTCTGGTCCACCGTGAAGGTCAGCTGCACCGACCCGAGCGTGGGCTGCGCGGCCAGCACGGTTCCCGACGCGGCCGCCGCGAGGGCGACCGTGAGAACGCCGCCCTGCGTGGGCGGCGCCAGCAGGGCCAGCAGCGTCAGCAGCCGCGTTCGTCCGGGGCGACGCGGGCGGCCCGGAGCGGGCGGCGCGGAAGGGCAGGAGGGGGAACGCAGAAACCGCATCCGCCGAGTATGCCGCCTGGGCCTGACCGGTGTCTGTACCGCGCGGCCCGCGGGACGCTGCCTGACCGTACCGTTAAGGAGACAGGGGGCGCGGTCGGCGGCCGTCCGGGCTGGGGGGGAGAGGGGGGGGCGGCCCCCCGGCGGGCGCGGGGAACTGGGGGGCGCGCTTTCAGTTCTGCTGCGGCGCAGCGGCATACACTGAACCATGACCGGGGTCAACGCTGGAGTGGACGCAGGGCAGGGAGCGGAGGGCCGCCCGTGAAACGGCTGTCCTGGCTGTGGGGGCTGCTGATCAGCGCGGTGCTGCTGCTGATCGTGCTGGGGCTGGCCATGCCGCGCGCCGGCAACAGCGAGATGAACCTGACGGACTTCACGGCGGCCCTGCAGCGCCGGCAGGTCAGCAGCGTGACCATCACGTACCAGAACGGCACCGCGCAGCTCAGCGGCATGCTGCAGGGGGGCCGCAGCTACCGCACGCGCACGCTCGCGGCCGACCCGGCACTGAACCTCGCGTCGCTGCAGGCGGCGGGCGTGACGGTGTCGTATGCGGCCCCGTCGCGGCTGAGCGTGCTGGGCGCCCTGAGTCTGCTGCTGACCGCCGCGCTCGTCGTGGGACTCGTGATCCTGTTGCTGCGCGGCCGTCAGGGGGGTGGGACGGACGCGGCAGGCACGTTCGGGAAGTCGAAAGCCGCCGTCATCAGCGAGGGCCAGATCAAACTCAACTTCACCGACGTCGCCGGCTGCGACGAGGCCAAACAGGACCTCCAGGAAGTCGTCGATTTCCTCCGCCACCCCGAGAAGTACCACCAGCTCGGCGCCCGCATCCCCCACGGCGTGCTCCTCGTCGGCCCCCCAGGCAGCGGCAAGACCCTCCTGGCAAAAGCCGTCGCCGGTGAGGCCCGCGTCCCCTACTTCAGCATCAGCGGCTCCGACTTCGTCGAGATGTTCGTCGGTGTCGGCGCCGCCCGCGTCCGCGACCTCTTCGAACAGGCCCGCAAGGCCGCCCCCTGCATCGTCTTCATCGACGAGATCGACGCCGTCGGCCGCAAACGCGGCGTGAACATGCAGGGCGGCAACGACGAACGCGAACAGACCCTCAATCAGCTGCTCGTCGAGATGGACGGCTTCTCCAGCGGGCAGGAGGTGATCATCCTGGCCGCCACGAACCGCCCGGACGTGCTGGACGCCGCGCTGCTGCGCCCGGGGCGGTTTGACCGGCAGGTGGTGGTGGACGCGCCGGACGTGCGGGGCCGCGAGCAGATCCTGCGGATTCACGCGCGGAAGAAACCGCTGGATGCCAGCGTGGACCTGGGGGTGGTGGCGCGGCGCACGGCGGGCATGGTGGGCGCGGACCTGGAGAACCTGCTGAACGAGGCGGCGCTGCAGGCGGCGCGGTCGGGGCGGACGCGGATCGTGGGACGGGACGTGGACGAGGCGCGGGACCGGGTGCTGATGGGGCCGGAGCGGCGGTCGCTGGTGGTGCGGGAGGCGGACCGGAAGGTCACGGCGTACCACGAGGTCGGGCACGCCCTCGCCGCCCAGCTCCTGCCCCACGCGGACAAGGCGCACAAGCTGACGGTCGTGCCGCGCGGGCGCAGCCTGGGCAGCGCGCTGTACACCCCCGAGGACCGCATGCATCACACCCGCGCGGCGCTGCTGGACCGCATCTGCGTGGCGCTGGCCGGGCACGCCGCCGAGCAGGTCGCGACCGGGCAGGTCACGACCGGGGCCGCCAGCGACTTCCAGCAGGCGACCGGCATCGCGCGGCGCATGGTGACCGAGTGGGGCATGAGCGAGGTCGGGCAGCTGGCCCTGGAGCAGGACAGCGGCTCGTATCTCGGGTACGGCCCGCGGCAGGGCGCGTACAGTGACCGCACGGCCCAGGCCATCGACGGGGAAGTCAGCCGCATCCTGAACGGCGAGTTTCAGCGGGCACTGGCCCTGCTGGGCGAGCACGCCCACGTCCTGCACCGGCTGACGGACGAACTGGTCCTGCGGGAGAGCCTCAGCGGCGAGGACGTGCAGACCGTGCTGGGCGGCGGCACCCTCGCGCCCCTGGCCCCCGACACCCGCACGGTCGAGCCCGCCACGCCCACCGGGAAGCTCACGCCGGGACCCGCGTAGGCGGATGGCAGAAAGCAGATGGCAGATGGCGAATTCCTGCCTCTGCCATCTGCCTTGAGCCATCTGCTGGCTGCTGGCTGCCCGTGGGTCAGTTCTGTCCGGGTACGGCGCACTGGCCGTCCTCGCAGCCGTCGGCGGGGGTGTCCGCGCCGATCATCTGAAGGGGGGCGGGGTGGGTCTCCTGCCAGACCTGCGTGAGGGCGGCCAGCAGCGTCTGGGGGTCCTGCGCGCCGTTGACGCCGTACTTGCCGCCCAGCACGAAGAACGGCACGCCGCTGATGCCCAGCGCCTGCGCCTGCGCCTCGTCCTGGCGGACGGCCTGCGCGTGGCGGCCGTCGAGCAGGGCGGCGCGCACTTCGGTGCCGTCCAGGCCGACCTCGCCGGCCAGGCGGACCAGGGTGTCGGGATCGCTGACGAGTGCGCCCTCGCTCATGTAGGCGCGCAGCAGACGTTCCTTCATGGCGTCCTGGCGGCCGTGCGCGGCGGCGTGGTGGATCAGCTGGTGGGCCAGGAAGGTGTTGCCCAGGCGGGCGCGTTCGAAGTGGTACTCGAGGCCCTCGTCGGCGGCGACGCGGGTCATGTGGTCCATCATGCCCTGCGCCTCGTCGGCGCTGCGGCCGTACTTGCGGGCCAGGGCGTCACGCATGTTCAGGGGGTGCTCGGCGGGCGTGCCGGGGTCGAGTTCGAAGGAGTGCCAGACGACCTCGACCTGATCACGCTGCGGGAACTGGGTCAGGGCGCTTTCCAGGCGGCGTTTGCCGACGTAGCACCAGGGGCAGGCGACGTCGGACCAGATGTCCACGCGGAGCTTGTCGGGGCTGGAGGGGGTGAAGGCGGTCATGCCCCCATTCTCCCATGCTTTACAAAACAAAGCGGCATCTGGCGCACAATGCCCCCCGCGCGCGTGCCACCCGCCCCCGCCCCGATCATGAACCCACGCCGGGCGCGCCCTCAGCGGGCGTCAGCCACGGCGTGCTACCACTACCCTATGCCCCGTCCTCACCCACGCCCCACGCTGCTGCCCACCGCGCTGCTGCTCAGCGCACTGGCCGGCGCCCAGGCCGCCCCGCCCGACCTGGGTCAGGCCGCCACCCGCGCCGCTGCCGCCGTGAACGGCGTGCTGCGCAACTGCCCCGCCAGTTTCAGCCGCGTCGGCACGCCCGCCAAGCAGTGCGTCGGCGCGCCCGGCACCACCGAACAGGTCCGGCTGCAACTGGGCGCGGCGCTCGGCAGCGACCTGTACGGCGTGTGGCGCAGCCGCGACGAGCAGCGCAGCGTCTACAACTGGCTGCGCACCCCCGGCGGCTTCGTGTACCTGCGCCTGCAACCCGACCCGGACGGCCGCGCCCGCACGCTGGTGTACCTGGACACGCCCCCGGACCCGCTGCCCACCGCCCCCACCCCGGCCGTGACCCTGACGCCCGTCCAGCCCCCCGCCCCTCAGGCCCCCACTCCCCAGCCAGCCGCCACCCAGCCGGCTCCCCCCCCGGACGCGGCGACCCGCACCCCTCAGGCCCCCACGGCCGCGCCGCTGCCGTTCCGGCGGCCCCTGTCCCTGCAGACGCCACGCCTGAACGGCCCGGACGTGCTGGCCGTACAGAACCGCCTGATTCACCTGATGCGCCCGGTGCGTACGGGACACGGGGACGGCTGGTTCGGGCCGGTCACGGCCGCCACCGTGCGCGCCTTTCAGGCCGGCAACCGGCTGCCCGTGACCGGCCGGGTGGACCGCGCCACCTGGGAGCGGCTGTTCGCGGCGGACGCCGCGACCTTCACGCCGCCGCCCGCCCCGTGAACCGGCCTCTCCGGGACCGCCGGCCGGACGCGCGGCCCCGCGCGAGCGGCGCGATGCCCCCACTACATGAGACGCGCGGTCAGCGGCCACCCCGCCGGACGACCCGCCGGAAGGTGGTGGAAGGCGCGCCTGGACGGCCACCAGCCGGTTTTTCGTTCGGATGAGGGCTGCACGTCAATTCTCACGCCCCCCAGGTACAGTACAGGTCAACATGAAGCTGCCCGTCATCATCCTTTCATCTGCTCTGCTGCTGGCAGGCGCGGGTTCAGGACTGGCCCAGACCGCAGCCACCACCGACCCCTTCCAGCGCGGCGCGCCGGCCGCCAGCACCCCCAGCGTCAGCGTCACGGGCGCCAGCGCCGTTCCGGGCGCCCCCATCACCCTGACCGGCGTGCAGAACGCCACCTTCGGCTCCCCGCGCGCCAGCAGTCAGGGCAGCGCCACCCGCGTCGTGTTCGATCTCGCGCCCGGCGTCACCTACACCCTGACCCCCACCTTCACGGGCCTGCGCGTGGACGTGCAGGGCGCGCGGGTGCAGCCGGCCGTGACCGCCCGTCTGGGCAGCAGCGTCACCGAATACCGCGCCGGGGCCGGGCAGGCCACCCTGATCACGCCCTTCCCGCTCTCCCTGAACGACGGCTGGAAGGCCCAGGAAGCCACCCTCGCCACCGGCAGCCGGGTGCTGATCATCGACATCGGGGCCGGCGTCACGGGCGGCGCCCCGGGCAGCCGGGTGCTGGCCAGCGCCCCGGTCAGCGCGGCCGCGCGGGCCGTCCTGAACGCCCCCACCCAGACCGCCGCCCCCGCCTCGCTGCCGCCCGGCGACACCGTCACGCGCAGCGGGCAGGTCCTGCCGCCCGCCCCGGCCCTGCCCGGCGACGACACCGCCCGCCCCAGCGACCTGAGCGGCCGGGTGCCCGGCACGCCCAGGGGCGACCTGCTGGCCCCGCCCCGGCTGGGCAAGAGTCCCGGCCAGACCCGCGTGGTCCTGGACCTGCCGCCCGGCGCGACGTACCGCATCAGCCCCGGCCCCAGCGGCCTGAGCATCGACCTGACCGGCCTGACCGTCACCGCGCAGGGCGAGCGTGACCTGAGCCCCGAACTGCGCGAGTGGCGTTCCGAGGGCCGCGCGGGCGGCGGGACCGTCACGCTGCTGACCGCCGCGCCCACCACCGCCCGCAGCGGCTGGCGTGCCCAGCTGCTCCCGCCTTCCAGCGGCGACCTGTCCCGCCTGGCCATCGACCTGTCGCCGGCCATGGCCGACCTGACGCCCCTGTCGCCCGCGGAGCGGGCCGTGGCGGCCGTTCCGCCCGTGCTGGCCACGCGCGGAACCGCCCTCCTGGCCCTGAGTGCCAGTTACGTGAAACCGCGCGTCGTCATCGACGCCGGGCACGGCGGCCGCGACCCCGGCGCGGTCGGTTCGGTCATCGAGAAGGAGGTCACGCTGGACGTCGCGCTGCGCGTCCGCGACCTGCTCACCCCCGCCGGCGTGGACGTCGTCCTGACCCGTGACAGCGACCGCGAACTCAACAGCAACAAGAACGCGGACCTGCAGCTGCGCGCCGCCATGGGCACCCCCGGCACGCAACTGTTCGTCAGCATTCACGTGAACGCCATGGACGCCCGCAACGCCCTGAAAGGCTACGGGGTGGAAACCTGGTGGAACCCCAACCACCCGCGCAGCAGCGCCCTGGCCGCCCTGCTGCAGGGCAGCATGGTCAGCCAGACCGGCGCGTTCAACCAGGGCCTGAAGAACAGCCAGTCGCTGAGCGTCCTGCGTAACAGCCGCGTCCCGGCCGCCCTGGTCGAGATCGGCTTCGCCAGCCACCCGGTCGACGGGCAGAACCTGAAGGACAGCAACTACCTCGACCGGGTGGCGCTGGGCATCGCCCAGGGCATCCGCGAGGCCCTGATCACGGGCGTGACCGCCGACGGGAACCGCGCCGGCCCGCCGGTCGCGGCGGCCCGCACCGCCGCCCGCCCCTGATACGGACGCCGGTTGAAAGGGGTGCAGAACCCTTCAACCCGAGCGGAGGCGAGTGGGAGCAAAGCGGGTTCCGGTCGTGCAGGTGGCAACCCGGTGAAGTTCCGGGGTGTCAACGCCACGACCGGCAGTCCGTGTGACCCGGCGCGCCGGGAGGTCCCGCGCGGGGCACAATGGACACCATGACCGATCCTGTCCCGGCCCCCGCCTTCCGTGAGCGTGTCCTGGCCCTGGTGGCCCGTATTCCAGAGGGGCGCGTCATGACCTACGGGCAGCTGGCGCTGCTGGCCGGCACGCCCGGCGCGGCGCGGCAGGCGGGGTTCGTGATGAACTCGCTGGTGGGCAGCGCGACCGACGGAACCAGCCTGCCCTGGCACCGCGTGATCAACGCGCAGGGCCGCGTCAGCACCCACAAGGTGGGCTTCGGTGACATGCAAGAAGCCCTGCTGCGCGCCGAGGGGGTGCCGCTGGATTCCTCGGGCCGCTGCGACCTGGCCGCGCGGCAGTGGTGGCCGCAGGAGCAGCGGGACGCGCCGCCCGAACCGCTGCTGTGACCGGCGCCCGGCATGAAGAAATTCCCCCGGCACCCCACCCACATGTCCCGGCGGGCCAGTCGTATGCTCGGCACATGAACAGACGAACGCAGCGTGAAGCGGGTGACGTGCTCTCCTGGGCGCTGGGCGTCACGGCCGGCCTGGTGCTGGGCGTGACCCTGCTGATCGCCACCCCCCGCCTGATGACCCCGCCCGCTGCCGCCGGAACAGGCCAGGAGGCGCAGGCCCCCATGAGCGGCGCCGACGCGAAGGGCAACGCGACCCCCTCCACCGGAACGCAGCCCACCAAATCCCCGTCCACCAAACCGGCCGCGGCCACCCCCGGCCCCACGCCCGCCGCTGAATCCACGGCCCCCACCGGCGCCGGGAACGCCGCGGCCGGCGAGAAGGTCTTTGCCGGGAACTGCGCCGGCTGTCACGGCGCGAACGGTGGCGGCGGTATCGGCCCGGCCCTGAACACCCCTGACGGACCGAAAGCCTGGACGGACCCGCAGTTCCTGACCGCCCTGCGCCAGGGCAGGACGCCGGAACGTGAACTGGGCGCCGTGATGCCCCGCTTCAGCGCCGCGCAGATCAGCGACGAGGATGTGGCGAACATCCACGCGTACATCAAGACCCTGAACTGACCCGCGGGAAGTCAAGCGTATCTGCAGGCCGCGTGGCGGCAACGCTGCGTTACGCTGCGGGCCTCGTGACCCAGCCCTCCCTGCCCGCCCGTGACCTGTGGCGCACCCTGCGCCTGACCCTGCCGGACCTGTGGCGCGCCCAGCCGCCCGTCACGGCGGGCCTGTTCCTGAGCGGCGCGGCGCAGGGCGCGCTGCCCGCCGTGACCATCCTGATCGGGAAGTGGACGGTGGACGGCGTGAGCGGCCTGCTGGCCGGGCAGAGCGTGAACCTCCCGGCGCTGGCAGTCGCGTGGGTG
Encoded proteins:
- a CDS encoding DsbA family oxidoreductase, which encodes MTAFTPSSPDKLRVDIWSDVACPWCYVGKRRLESALTQFPQRDQVEVVWHSFELDPGTPAEHPLNMRDALARKYGRSADEAQGMMDHMTRVAADEGLEYHFERARLGNTFLAHQLIHHAAAHGRQDAMKERLLRAYMSEGALVSDPDTLVRLAGEVGLDGTEVRAALLDGRHAQAVRQDEAQAQALGISGVPFFVLGGKYGVNGAQDPQTLLAALTQVWQETHPAPLQMIGADTPADGCEDGQCAVPGQN
- a CDS encoding vanadium-dependent haloperoxidase, whose protein sequence is MKASLICTPARRRLLLLGAALCAGLTSCPRPPPPTQPVSCPLSTQAWAAIEAPGHSAARVWNELALNAIRNVLPQPTVHARTLFHLSAAMYDTWAAFDPVAQGVFVNEQRGGTPAQVEEAVNRAAHRVLSARFTATVPALGACFDDRLRHLGLDPADTGTQGDRASATGNRTGQAILDLNRDDGSNERGGYADTSGYRFGNEPLRPEQPGVTLNDPDRWQRLLLAQPFTQNGIPQSGPQPYMGAHWGAVKPFAMTRRGRHYHDPGPAPSLNDPQMRARWIPDLLRRQSQLDDRVDTTTDISPAALGNNTPGRNDGAGHPLNPATGLPYPPNVVRLADYGRVIAEYWADGPRAETPPGHWNVLANAAADAPTFQRRLGGRGPELGRLEWDLKMYLALNGALHDAAIAAWDVKRQTDTARPISLVRFVATQGMRGIQDEVNVLEERGGKAMVRGWSAAAGVQWIDPLRWVPYQAASFVSPAFPGFVSGHSTFSRAAAEVLTDLTGSAFFPGGLHEVTVQPGALLIDRTSNTVPVRLQWATYFDAADQAGQSCIWGGIHIEPDDLAGRRIGHQVGLDAVALARKYFTGQAP
- a CDS encoding stalk domain-containing protein — protein: MRFLRSPSCPSAPPAPGRPRRPGRTRLLTLLALLAPPTQGGVLTVALAAAASGTVLAAQPTLGSVQLTFTVDQTATFVNGEPAALLAAPRVVGGRTLLPLRETAALLGQPLLGTAGQVQLARLSVDTRQNSAALNGQTQPAGTVTTLGGVLYVSARTLADALNANLSSDDGRTFTLTALRDGGNPLIPQARFSTDKTVYAPGERVVYTEYPFDPDGADITARRWTGRQDAYFQPGTYTISLTVTNARGLQSQPFTRSIRVEGTPVDTPLTYALKYGQPGDSFPDPQILSYPSATPTTTESPSYPLLFSDSPEVPAQSGVLYQDSLAGRARLLAYHLNGLGRPARLYVMARNLESRPVEVRSERLGETAPTRIEGILGQVTLLEYFASGGGTVLNLLPGQTAAVYASPTLGAGSGVNVMQDLITSGRVELTFLMLEDALPPTAQVMQQLPYLRPDGKHVRGTFPGAVRSLRVNLGALPARIVIGDGRVDPALTGTDVLTGQGVRLSGNYGVLYDLEVNGAAGTAVALSPRGGLYRGAMNIQDGPITQTIKLPRTGNALKPDEPVLLWRPQSDRLNIDFVPSSGSNLPVSLVFYRARTLSGFGGLIKTYRP
- the ftsH gene encoding ATP-dependent zinc metalloprotease FtsH; the protein is MKRLSWLWGLLISAVLLLIVLGLAMPRAGNSEMNLTDFTAALQRRQVSSVTITYQNGTAQLSGMLQGGRSYRTRTLAADPALNLASLQAAGVTVSYAAPSRLSVLGALSLLLTAALVVGLVILLLRGRQGGGTDAAGTFGKSKAAVISEGQIKLNFTDVAGCDEAKQDLQEVVDFLRHPEKYHQLGARIPHGVLLVGPPGSGKTLLAKAVAGEARVPYFSISGSDFVEMFVGVGAARVRDLFEQARKAAPCIVFIDEIDAVGRKRGVNMQGGNDEREQTLNQLLVEMDGFSSGQEVIILAATNRPDVLDAALLRPGRFDRQVVVDAPDVRGREQILRIHARKKPLDASVDLGVVARRTAGMVGADLENLLNEAALQAARSGRTRIVGRDVDEARDRVLMGPERRSLVVREADRKVTAYHEVGHALAAQLLPHADKAHKLTVVPRGRSLGSALYTPEDRMHHTRAALLDRICVALAGHAAEQVATGQVTTGAASDFQQATGIARRMVTEWGMSEVGQLALEQDSGSYLGYGPRQGAYSDRTAQAIDGEVSRILNGEFQRALALLGEHAHVLHRLTDELVLRESLSGEDVQTVLGGGTLAPLAPDTRTVEPATPTGKLTPGPA
- the der gene encoding ribosome biogenesis GTPase Der, translated to MHKVAIVGRPNVGKSSLFNRLIGRREAVVADLPGVTRDAKEGLMLHQNHRITLIDTGGLWSGDEWEDAIRQKAEWAMEGAQAVIFVLDPREGLSAADYEVTDWLRRLGKPVIIAANKIDSPKHEVYMAELWGLGFGEPVAISAEHARGLDDLLDRVMEHLPEDTEDVPEIAPIRISLIGRPNVGKSSLLNAITQTDRAIVADMPGTTRDSLDVEWDYGGQRFVLVDTAGIRKKPDTAVEDYAIQRSQAAIGRSDLIWLVVNAGDLGDHELKLANLAYDSGKPVIVIVNKWDLVPDSDLKATEKELNQKLHHISYAPRVYTSAINEYGIHEMLAEAMKLHEKWQSRIPTSELNRWLGVWQMRQSVPNFHGKKLKMYFMTQVETAPPTFAIFCNRADFVTRAYEGFLQNRIREDLQLAGIPVRLKWNEKGPYKRGKNAENDD
- a CDS encoding peptidoglycan-binding domain-containing protein — translated: MPRPHPRPTLLPTALLLSALAGAQAAPPDLGQAATRAAAAVNGVLRNCPASFSRVGTPAKQCVGAPGTTEQVRLQLGAALGSDLYGVWRSRDEQRSVYNWLRTPGGFVYLRLQPDPDGRARTLVYLDTPPDPLPTAPTPAVTLTPVQPPAPQAPTPQPAATQPAPPPDAATRTPQAPTAAPLPFRRPLSLQTPRLNGPDVLAVQNRLIHLMRPVRTGHGDGWFGPVTAATVRAFQAGNRLPVTGRVDRATWERLFAADAATFTPPPAP